DNA from Thermococcus argininiproducens:
TCTAAACATTTCCTTTGACAGTCTGTTTCAGAGGATAATCCCACTTGAAAAGCTCGGCACTTACAAAGGAATTTTTGATTCATTGGCTACCCTTATAATCCCACTATCACAGCTGACTTTTGCATGGCTGATTGAGCATGAGATTGGTGTTTTAGCGCTGGCTGCTGGGGTGTTTGGACTTGGTGTTTTGAGTACAATGGGCTTTTTCATCTTGATATATAGCACCAAAAAGATGGGTTTCACAAAAGAGAAAGCGTGAGCAGAACATTAAAATAGTGGTTCAAGTGAAAACCTTTTCCATCCACTCAGCTTTACCGATTTTCTTAAATCCTTTTTCCTCTAAAATCTTCCAATCGTTCATCCAGACCTAGAGAAATAATCTTTTTCCGATTTTTCTGGCAAGGCACTCAGCAACTTTCACAATTCTTCTGTTGAGGCTCTTCCCATAGACAACGGTATTTACACAGCTTCCTTCATCAGCAAGAAGTATTGTATCCACCTCTACATCCTTCTCGCACCCAAAGAACATGAATGTGAGCTTTCCCATTGAATGGCAAAAGTTCAATCTCCCCTTTATCCTCGTAAAGAAATATGTCCTCACCAGAGTTCCTGATGGCTTTTAGGTAAACTTCAAAGTTTTCCCATGGAGGTTCTCCAGCCTGTATTTTTTCAAACTATTCTCATCTTCAATTCTTGCTCTCCTTATCATCAAAAAAGCTTAAATCCAACACCTTAAAAATATTTTTAGCAAGAAGAAACGAATTAAAAGCAAATAAAGCATGTTAAGATTACTCCTCCAGAAACTTCTGCACCTTTTCAACCTTCTCTTCTATGCTGTTGATTTTCCTTTCAATCTCCTCAAGCCTTGAATTCAGCGACGAGATTTCACTTGAAAGCTTCAGCTCTTCCCGGTCATAGAGGGAATAGCCCACGGAAAATGATGCCCCAATAGCCATAAGGTACAGTAACAGTGCAATTCCCAGGTTTAGATAACTGGTTCCGCCCTTCAGGATTATCACCGCAGATATCACAGTGGCAGCCAACCAGCTTGCTAAAATAACAACATCTTTGGTTCTCATTCCACCACCTCCTTCAAGATATCAGGTGAGAGATGGAGGTCGAAAGGTACAAGCTCATAAAATCTCAGAGCTTTTCCCCTTTCCTCATCAAGCACAACCTTGCTCTTGACGATTCCTGCCGCTTTGAGCTTTTTGAGGTGAACTTTTGCAAGAGCTCTATTTATCTCAAGAGCATTAGCTATCTCATTTAAGTACATGGCCCTATTTTCTCTGGCAAGGAGGCTAACTATCCTCAGTCGCAAGGGGTGTCCTAGTGCGTCAAGTTTCTTGGCAAGTCTTTCAATATCTTGAGCCACTGTTATCACTTAATAACATGTAATCAAATTATTACTTAAATTTTTTGGTGACTGAACAAGTGGGAGTCTCCACCCCTTAAAATCCCAAGGCCCTAACTATCACTTAGTGGCCCATGACATATTTATTCTAGCAATATGTAAACTAAAAGAACACTAAATTGTCAATTCTGATTATTTTTGAGCACTAATTAGTTCTACTTTGACCATGCTACTATCAATTGGTGAGGACAATGTTTGATTGTGAGTGTTGGAAGTTTTGGAAAAAAGTGAGTCGAGATGATCCGAGGATAGTAAAAGCATGGGCAATTAAAGACGCGATAGATTTTAGAACTAGGATTATTTAAAGGCTTTTTTAATTTTTTATACTCCTATTTCTCTAGATAAGAACCTTCTCTGAACCTTTTCACTCCTCAGCTCTCTAAGTGTTTCCGTGGCAATGTATCTTGCACTTTTTGTTCCCAATTTTTTAATTTCCTCAGCCAGTCCAATGGCTTTTTTGTTCAAATACAAGTTCCTCTTTCCAATTTGTCTCAACACCCAGCTTACAGCTTTCTTGACATAGTTTCTCTCGTCCTTAGCACCCTCGAAGATGTAGGGGAAGAACTTCTCAAACTTTTCATCACTTGCCTTTTTGTCGCTAATAGCTAATTTTGCCATTAAAGCAAAGCCTGCCCTCCGCACAAACTCCTCTTCTCTTTGACTCCACTCAATGGCCTTTTTATATGCAAATTTCGTTCTCCAAAAAAGGTTCATAACACATTGGTCACACAAGTCCCAGTTGTCAAAGTCCTTGACCCAGTACTCCATTAAGTCTTCATCAACTTTCTCGGGCTCAGCAATCATGCTCGCCAAAATTCGCGCTTCGTGGATGTTGGATTCCCACAGCTTCAAGGCAAGCTCATGGTCTGTGCCAATTTTCCTTGCCAGCTCTCTCAGCTTTGGCTTAGGGACCCCTAAAATTTTGGAGGAAGAGGTTATGCCAAATCTCTTCATGCCTTCAACATTTCTTTTATCTCCTAAAGATGCCAAAATATCCAGGATATCCTCTATCATTATCATACCCCGTCGTAGAGTCCTGCCAAAAGTATTTAAATTTCACGATAAATCTCAAGAAGGTGCTTCCAATGCGCTGGAGTGAAATCCCCCGCGATGCTAAAGCCTACATGCTATACCATACAATCATAGCTCCACAGCTCATAGTTTGGACACTTTTACCTCTCTACATGATGTACTCCGGTTACTCGGTTCTTGAGGTTGGAGCCTTCTTTACAATCGTTAATATCATCGCTATTCCGCTCACCTATCTCCTTGGCAGGGCCTTCAACCACTGGGACATAAAGAAGGGACTCATCGTCATAGATGCTCTAGATGGCATAGCTTACCTTCTGTATGGTTTCTCAAAAGGAGTTATAGCACCGTTCATGCTCTTTGCTGGCAGAACGTTTGAAAAGCTCTCCACGGTTCTTTACCCCCTTTATCGGGCCTACGAGCAGATAATCTATCCTCAAGATAAGTACGAGGAGATATTCGCGTGGCACTTGCGCCTACCTGAAATAAGCAGGCTTATAACATTTCCAATCCTAGGATACATCTTCGGTTATGTCTGGAATACTGCTGATCATTATAGGCTTGCCTTTCTTTTCTTCGGCCTGCTCTCAATTCCCACAATAGCCTACATCTGGCTCTTTCTTCCTTCGGTTAGAAAAGAGGAAAGAATAACTCCCGAAGAGTTCACGTTCAAAGTAAGTGAGTTTAAGCTTCTGTTAATCTTTGAAACACTACTAACCCTAGCATGGGCACTTGCTCCAGAGATAGTTTTAATTAACTACGTTGTCTTTGTGCTACATAAGACCATCTTCGAGGTAACACTAATAGCCCTCGCAACAAGTTTAGCCTCGATCATCGCCACCTATGTTAGTGAGAGGATTCCAAAAGAGAAGGGATTTCAAGTCATTGGTTTTGGGATGTTCCTTAGTGCAGTTTATGCCCTCGTCATGACGCTCTCGCCACCCTTCTGGTTAGCATTGTTGGTTTATGCCATTGGGGACTTTGGAGATATTCTTTGGTTCCCCTTTTATCGCTCCTGGATGTTCAAACTCATTCCCAAGGAAAGGGCCAGTGAGTTCCATGCGGCGATAACGAGCTATCGCAGACTGATTGGGCTTTTTACACCTTTTATTGCTGGAGCACTAGCATCTTTACACGCGACCTTACCCTACACAGCAAGTCTTGTGCTTTTCATAGTAACTGGCTTGATATTCATCAGGCTCAGCAGGCCCAAGGCTTAATCATCAATACATACGCTATGAAAAACCAGGTGATAATAACAGGAACCAAGTCAAAAAGTTGTTTTTCATAATGCCTCCGCTGGAGAAGAAAGCTAAGGCCTGTGGAAAGTGCAAGAGTATAAAGGATCATAAGTTCGCTACCACCTGAAAGTTCGGTGCAAATACTTGGAGGTAGAACAATAAGCCCAAAGAGAAGATGTGACTTTGCATGTTCTCTCGGAATCTCATAACGTTCGACCAAAAAGTAGCCGATCATGAGAGGAAGAATCAAAATTGCCAACGCAAATATCCATGTGGGTGTTATACAATAAAACTCAACACAGGGATCTTTACCAATTTTCTTTGTCGTCATGTAGAGATCTACTATTTTCCAGTTGCCAATACCAAGGTAAGCCTCTACAATGAATATAAAAAGGGAATAGGGTATCATGAGAAGTTTCTTTTTATTCAAGATGACCCCCTCAACACCAGATGTTGCCTCTAATGGGATTACATTTTTCTTTTGAAAGTCTCGCCGTTCACGGCGGGGAGGAGGTTAGCTCAAAACTCAGGGATCCTAATAGGGGCTTGAAGTTCTTTTTCATTCTTTTCTAAATCTGTAGCCAGCATTCTTATTCTCTCAACACCCTTTATCTCTTTAATATACTTCACAACACTCTTTGGTACTAGTTCCTCCCATGGCTCCCCTTCTATCATTCTTCTCCTTATTTCAGTGGCTGAAAGAATGTCTTTTCTAAATATTGGTTGAACCACAACTTTGTATCCTCTTTCTCTAAACAGCTGTGCCACGAGAGAATTCCCCGTAAAGACAACATCAAATTTTGGCACCATAGCCTCAACATATGGAGCCCAGATTGAATTAAAGTTTATATCCGGTAAAGCAACAAGAAAGTACTTTCCTCTTGGGATGTTCTTTTCGTCCAGAGCCCTTATGAGCATTTCCATTCTTTCACTTGCTGTAAATGGATTCTTCAAAGTGTGGCTTACTTGGGCACTTCCGATACCAATTATAACCTCTTCTACTTGTCCAAAGACATATTCCAACGCTTTGAGATGGCCATTATGGACGGGTTGAAATCTACCAACAAAAAGACCCCTCATTTTTATCCCTCCTTATATACCAGCTCTACTTCCACTTCATCCCCCACCCTCAATTCCAGCAATTCAGCAGCCGAACCTTGATTTACAGCTATCTCCAGATAGTCATGACTTCCAGGAAGGGCCAAAAGTTCTCCTGGTTTGACCTTTCCATACGTTTCAAGATAAAGGATTTCCTTTCCTAAGATTTTTATATATTCTGGCTTTCCATAATCCTCAAGGTTGAGGATAATATTTCCAAAATCATCTATATAAATTACTTTCAAGATCCAAAAATTATCCTTTTTCTTTGGTTCTATGTCAAGTTTAACTATTCTTTCAAGGTCAATTTCCTTCCCAAGCCTCGAGGGCTCATATCCCAGATCAAGCAATGCTCCAGCTGGGCCAAAGACATCCCTTCCATGAAAAGTTGAGCTTATAGGCCTCCCAATAATTCCCTCTATCTTTTTGAGATTTATCTCATATGCTGCTTTTGGTTTTATCCACTTAAGAGGAAGAGTAGCAAGCCCATTATCTGGAAGGACTAAAAATTGATCCCCTTCCACTATTATGGCCCTCCTTTCTGTCCCAACACCCGGATCAATAACTCCTATGTGGATTGTGTTTGGTGGGAAATACTTTACAACCTGTTCCATCACAAAAGATCCCTCAAGAATACTATGTCTGGTTATTGAATGAGTGATATCAATTATCCTTGCTTCGGGATTTATCGTTAAAATTGCCCCCTTCATTTCCCCAACATACGGACCTTTAATGCCAAAGTCTGTGGTTAGAGTTATCATTCTGACCACCTAAAGATTATTAAGGTTCATCCTTAAAAGAACTTTGGGGAGAAACATGAGTTATCTAAAGCTTATCCCACTTATCATCATCTTTTTGGTAATCTTTTCCGGGTGTTTGGTTAAAGAACCAGCTAAAGTTGACATAACAGTAGACAAAAGTGTTGTGAAAGAGGGGGATGTTTTTCATTTAATTGTAAGGATTAACAATACAGGAAAGGTTGCGATAACTGGAGTAAACCTATACCTGAGCAATCCTGGGTTTAAAATCCTTCAAGCTCCAAAGTTTAATACTCCCTTAAAGGTTGGAGAAAGTAGAGAGTTCATTTGGATAATAAAAGCTCCCGAAAATCCAAGTAGATATATTCTTAAAGCATCCGTTGAAGTAATCGACGAACTGCAAAGAACATGGGGTGGATTTTACAAAGAATTTATCATGAACATAGTTGAAAAAGAGAGTGAGATACCACTATTAGGAATCTTAAATACTGCGATAGTTTCTCCCACAGAAGTTGAAGGAGGTAAAGAGTTTCAGCTTGAAATACTATTTGAAAACCTCGGAAATGCCCCAGTGACAATCAAAGAAATAACCTTTGACCTTTTAGAAGGGATGGAAATCGTGAAAAGTTCTGATATCCCTGAGAATATACCACCCGGAGAACAACTTAAAGTAATATACATGCTCAAAACCCCCTACATGCCTAAAACAGGGTATATAACCATTTCTATAACGTATAATGAGGGTAATCAGGAAAAAAGAGAATTCAAAAATAGATTCTTAAAAATAGTTTGGACACCTTGGAAGTATGATAAAGAGACGCTTAAACGTGCATACGGAGAAGAATATTACTGGATTGAACTCCAATATCTTGTTGATGGCTATTGGAAAGAGAAGTTTAATTCCTCCTCAGTTGTAGAGATGGAGATTTTAAGAAACATCGCTTTACCCACTGTAGAAGGAGCTAAGTCAGAAATAGAGGCTGCTCAAAAAGTATACAACTTAATAACAGCCAAATATTCCTTAGGAAACCAGACTACCTCACTAAACCCTAGTGTTATTCTTTCCAAGAAAGAAATAAGCCATGAAGAAGCCACAGTACTATTTACAGGAATCTTAAGAGCCCTTAACATTCCCGCTAGGGTTGTTTCACTGTATAATGGAAGTGATTGTACAGAGAATCCAATATCTGAGTTTTACTCAGGAGGAAAATGGCATGTTATTGACTTTAAAAGAGGATTCTTCGGAAGCAGAGAAGAGTATCTAGCAACTCCTTACTTCCCAAAAATCTATCAGATGCTAACTCAAGGACCTTATAACCTAGTGGCTCACGCCCCCGAAGAAATGAAAGGTCATGAGCATATAGACCTAACTCCAGAATATCTTGCTAATATTGAGAATGATTTAAGGGAAATAGTAAATAATAAACTCTCGCCATTATTAAGACCAAGACTCCCAATGGTACTTGTTGATATGAACAAAAACGAGCGTATATTCACACTTTTCCTCTTTGCCTCAGCCCCTGAAAAAGAATTAAATCTTATCTTTCAAAAAACCACCCCTAAGAATCTTGCTAAAAACATAGACGCACTTTATAAGTTTTATAAAGATAAACCATGGCCAGAAGACTTTAAAGAATATTGGGACATCCTAAAGGAGGTGTACAAATGATAGCAATTCTTAGACTTGGACACAGACCAGAACGAGACAAAAGAATGACAACTCACGTAGCCCTAACTGCAAGAGCTTTCGGAGCAGATAAGGTAATAATAGCTGCGGAGAAAGATGAACATGTTTACGAAAGTGTTGTGGATGTTACAAAAAGATGGGGAGGCCCATTTGAAATTGAGTTTGATCCACAGTGGAGACGACTTCTACGAGAATGGAAAGGAAAAATAGTCCACCTGACTATGTATGGAATCCATATAGATGATGCACTCCCAAGAATAAAGGAAGATTTGAAGAAAGGAGAAAACGTATTAATCGTAGTAGGAGCTGAGAAAGTTCCTAGAGAGGTTTATGAAATAGCCCATTATAACGTTGCCGTTGGGAATCAACCACACAGCGAAGTTGCAGCATTAGCAGTATTTTTAGACAGATTACTTGAAGGAAAAGGTCTAAGAAAGAATTTCGAAGATGCTAAAGTCAAGATAATCCCTCAAGAGAGAGGAAAAAGAGTAATCTCTCTGGGAGGAGATGAACAATGTTAAATAAATACCGGTCTAGCATTAAAGACTACTTAGAAATTATCGTAAAGCCATTGGTAAAACTCGGACTCACTCCAAACCAACTTACATTTATTGGACTCGCTATTTCCCTTTTAGGTGCTTACTTTTTTGCTCAAGGTTTCCAAAGAAACGCTGCTATTATACTACTACTTGGATCTCTTATAGACGCTTTAGATGGAACATTAGCAAGATTGACAGGAAAAACCTCTCGTTTTGGCGCATTTCTAGATTCAACATTTGATAGGCTAAGCGATGCTGCAGTTTTATTTGGAATTGGTTATGGGAACTTGGTCGAATGGGAGGTTATAGTTATTGCATTAATTGGATCTTACTTAGTAAGCTACGAGAGATGTAGAGCAGAATTAGCTGGAAGTGGTAGCCTTGCTGTTGGAATAGCAGAGCGGGCTGAGAGACTGCTTATACTAATCATCACGGCCTTATTCAATAGAGTAGATATAGGAGTGTACACAGTGGCGATTTTAGCCTGGATAACTGTCTTTCAACGGCTGTGGGAGGCCAAGAAAAGGTTAAGCTAAAGAGAAAACGGGATGATGAAAATTTCGCTAGCGGATTTGTGAAGATCCCTGCCGTTACTGACCCTTTTTTTCTTTTTTCAAGCCTTGTTCTTTAGGGCAGGAGAGGTCAGCGTTTAACTCTTCAATTATTACCAATACCTCCCTTAAATCACTGATTACAAACTCACATTCCCTCCATGCCTCTTTTCTTTCTCCTTTTTTATCAAGGAGAATACTCAGCATCTCAACTTGTCTAGCACCAACACAATCCTTTAATGGATTGTCCCCTACATATATGGCTTCTTCACCTCTAATCCCAGCCTTTTTCAATGCAACTTCAAATATCCTGGGATGAGGCTTATAGAATCCAGCTTCCTCACTTGTAGTTATGCCATCAAATAAATGAATGATCCCAAGGGATTCAAGCTGTGCTTTTAGATAATCGTTATCAGAATCTGTGATAATACCAATATAATATCCCTCTCTCTTTAGCGTTTCAAGAGTTTCAACAACTTCATCATAAAGTTTTCCATACTTTTGGTGCATCCTTAAATGGATCTCCCAAAAATCAGGAGAAAATTCCAACCCATGTTTTTCTAGCAACGCTCTCAAAATTTCTTCTTCTATCATTCTGAGAGGTTTGTATGGCATCCCAGCATATTCTTTGAACTTCTCCCTTGTGCGTTCCTCATATTCCTCCCAAAACTTTAGAACATCTATATTTTCTGCTTTACTTTTATTAAGGACTTCCTTTATTATGTTTTGGTGAGTTATGTCTTCGTATTCTTTGCTGAGCAAAGTCCCAACGAAATCAAAAAATACTGCTCGTATCATGTTTATCACCGGTATAAGTTAGTTCTTTAGTTTAAAAATTCTCTAGTACAGAAGATACCAAGGCTCTGTCCCATCTATCAATAGATGTTGAAAAAATGACAGAATATCATCAACTTAATTATCAAATTCAGACATCTAAACAAAGAATACTAAAAAATATTTTTATAGAATCAAAAACCACTGAAAATATGACTTCATTGTGGAGGGATAGACATCAAGGCAATACTTCTCATCTGGAATGTAAAAGCTGCCGTTTTGGAAAAATTACCATTTGAGGGAAGTTTAACCTATGGAGAATATGACTTCATAGTACCTCTAGAATTTCATAGCATAGCAGAGCTTGAGGAATTCAAGAAAAGTCTTTCTGAATTAATTGGAAATAAAAATTTTAAGGTATATGTTGTTAAATGTTTCAAGATTCAATCAAAATAAGACAGGTCATAATTTTGAACTCATAAAACCTCTCTTTTTAAGCTCCTCATAAGCCTTTCGTAGAACCTCTCGGATTCTATATCTTTTATCAAGCCCACCAAGCTTATAGGCTGCTTTTCTGAGACTTCCCGAATGAAGAAACAATTTTAACAATGCAATTTCTTCAAATGTTAGGTTATCAAGGTATCTTAGCGCGTTTTCTGCTATCTCTATTGGGTTGTTCCCCTCATAAGGATAGTCTGCAGAAAGAATAGGTGTCTCCAAGACCTTAACAAGTTCAAATTCTACAACAGTTACTTCTGTCTCAGGCGTTATATTTTTATAATGGGTCTCAAGGGCACGTATAAGCTCTTCCCGAGTTTTAAATCCATCAATCTTAGCATCTTCATCCGTCAACTCACAAACTTTTTTTCTTTCAACTCGTTTTATTCTAGCCTTTCCAATGACATATCCTCCAGAATGAATAAGGACTTCATCTCCTGGAGCCAAGTTAATTTTCCGCCCTATTCTTATTGTGCTCCTCTTTTTCCTATTGAGAATAAGATCTTTATATTTACCATCAAATTTTAAATTTCTCACTTTACTCCCTCCTCGGAGCAAGGAGACGGAATTTTATCGCAATCACTCCATAACGATTTTCTTTCCATTTTGGGTACATATTGTGGAGTCTTTTTAGAGCTTGTTCAAAGCTTGGTTTATCAGGAAAAATTTTTTCCAAAGGTTCTTCTCTCAAAACTTGCCTAAAAGTTTCATATTTCTTAACAGAAACTACCTCCGCAGGAACTTCATTATTAAAAAGTATCTTATCTCTGGGCTTGATATTTTTAAGTTGAGGATAGGCCACCCTAACCTCTATCTTCTTTGCTCCGTTTTTTATCACTTCTAGATATTCATCTCTTACATAAAGTTTGTAAACTTTCATGGCACCTCGAATTTGATAGGAGAGAGCATTTAAAAAGGTTGCACAGAAAATGAAAAGCTTTAAATCATTTGATACCTAAATATATTAGGTGGAAAAGAAATGTTAAGAAAAGCCCAGAGCGCGCTTGAGTATCTCTTCATACTGGCTGCAGTTCTTATACTTGTTATGGTCACAATAAGAGTTATCTTCAGTAGCGTCCGCGCCATAAATTCCTCAGTTAGCGAATATGTTGACACTATCAAAGACAAAATTCTCGAAACATTGTGAGGTGATTTAATGGAGCTTCTTTTAGTAGCTCTGGGGGTTATTATGGGAATTCTCACTTCTTATACAGACGCCAAAACTGGATTTATCGATGACAAACATGTTTTTCCAATTGCAGGATTTGGAATCCTTTACTATCTATATCAAGGGTTTTTAGTAGAACATGATACATTTTATGCACTCTCTGGCATAATAGGCCTGGGAAGTGGCTTTTTATTGGGTTATCTCCTATACCTTATGGGTGGATGGGCAAGCGGAGATGTTGTGATCTTAATGGGATATTCCGCTCTTTTTCCGTATGCATCACGATATGCAAAAATTGTCCCTCCTTACTCTATGGCTTATCCTCTCCATGCAGTGACTCTCTTGTTGAATAGTATTTTAGTCATATTCCCGTTCATCCTTGTGTATTCGCTAGCAATGCTTGTAAAGAACAAAAAGACTTCTCAACTGAAAAAAATCTTTGTTGAGAAATGGTCTAGGTCATTTGAGTTCGCTCTTTGGGTTTCGGGAGCATTTGTTATACTTAGACTAACTCAAAATTTCGCAATCCTCAAAGACTCGATTTTTAGCCTTTTGATATGGGGAGCAACGATATTAGTACTGGCAAAACTTGAAAAAATTGGCGATCTTATCGGAGCTGGCCTTTTAATCTATGAGATAGTGTTTAATACTCCAGAAGTTATTTATACCTACTTAAGGATCGCCTTAATGTTCTATTTATTTAAGATATTCTTCTCTCTTATAAGTACTCTTCGAATCGAAGTATTAACAAAGAAAGTTACTGTAGATGAACTCAAGGAATGGGACATTCTTGGAGAGTGGATATATGAAAAAAACGGAGAAATTCACAGGGATAGAGAAAGTTCCCTTGATAAAATCTTCAGGGCTTTAAAAACCATGAACATGAAGGCACTGAAAATAGAATATAACAAATTAATTGCTTCTCCTACTGCTGAGGGACTCACCAAGGAAAATATCGAAACTCTAAGGAGACTTGTAGAAGAAGGAAAACTTGAAAACGAGTTTTTAATCAGAAAAGCAATGCCCTTTGCACCTGCTCTCTTTCTGGGATTCCTAATTTCAATATTCTATGGAGATCTGTTTTGGTTGTTATTGCTGAAAACCAATGGTCTGTGAGGATTAAAATTTTTAAGTCATGTCTAAGTACTGTTATTCAAGATAATTAATCCATTTGCAAAGGGATGATGAGCTTTTGCTTTGCTGACAATGATGAACACGCCCTTCTCTGACCTATCTCCTGTCTTTTAGGATCTTCTCAATAATATCTTTCACTTCATAAAGATCTTTTGCCAAATAGTCCCCTTCAACACCTTCATGTGGATTTATAGCTATACTGACGTCAGCAACTTTAAACATAGCTATGTCGTTGTGTCCGTCTCCAACAGCTATTGTAAGATCAGGTTTAAGTTTTTCTCTGAGTTCAAGCAGAATATCACCTTTATTTCTAAAATCTACCCAAGGAAGCACATCTCCCGTAACTTTCCCCTCATCATCAAAGACAAGTTCATTAGCATAAACAAAGTCTGCTTTAAGTTCTCTCCCAATTCTCTCTGCCAGACATTTAAGGCCCCCACTGATTATAGCTATTTTGAACCCATTTTCCTTCAAAAACTTAAACAACTCTTCAACTCCATCAAAATACTCCACAGAATTGGCCCATTCCATAATTTCTTCCCTTGTTCGACCTTTCCACAGGGAAGCATCTAACTTTGCCCATGTGGCATAGTCAAATTCTCCCTTAAAAAACCGCTCTGCATATTCTGCACCCTTATCCCATGTGCCAAACCTCTTATGAAGCTCAACCCAACTGGATTTCGATTTCACTAATGTCCCTTCAAGATCGAATGCTATCAAATACATCCTATCCCCTCCATCCATACTCACCCACTAATGGAACAAATGCAACTCCACCATGGTTTTTTACCTTTACTTTATTATCTTCATTTATCTTTATGACTTCAAGGAGCTCCTGCCACAAATGATACCCCCCAACCGGAATCAAAAGCTTCCCTCCAACTTTAAGTTGTTCTATCAGTGGTTCGGGGACTTTAGGAGCCCCCGCAGTTACTATGATCCTATCATATGGTGCTTTTGGTGGAAATCCCTTAGTGCCATCTCCCAGT
Protein-coding regions in this window:
- a CDS encoding A24 family peptidase C-terminal domain-containing protein translates to MELLLVALGVIMGILTSYTDAKTGFIDDKHVFPIAGFGILYYLYQGFLVEHDTFYALSGIIGLGSGFLLGYLLYLMGGWASGDVVILMGYSALFPYASRYAKIVPPYSMAYPLHAVTLLLNSILVIFPFILVYSLAMLVKNKKTSQLKKIFVEKWSRSFEFALWVSGAFVILRLTQNFAILKDSIFSLLIWGATILVLAKLEKIGDLIGAGLLIYEIVFNTPEVIYTYLRIALMFYLFKIFFSLISTLRIEVLTKKVTVDELKEWDILGEWIYEKNGEIHRDRESSLDKIFRALKTMNMKALKIEYNKLIASPTAEGLTKENIETLRRLVEEGKLENEFLIRKAMPFAPALFLGFLISIFYGDLFWLLLLKTNGL
- a CDS encoding class III signal peptide-containing protein yields the protein MLRKAQSALEYLFILAAVLILVMVTIRVIFSSVRAINSSVSEYVDTIKDKILETL
- a CDS encoding ASCH domain-containing protein, encoding MKVYKLYVRDEYLEVIKNGAKKIEVRVAYPQLKNIKPRDKILFNNEVPAEVVSVKKYETFRQVLREEPLEKIFPDKPSFEQALKRLHNMYPKWKENRYGVIAIKFRLLAPRRE
- a CDS encoding HAD-IB family phosphatase, which translates into the protein MYLIAFDLEGTLVKSKSSWVELHKRFGTWDKGAEYAERFFKGEFDYATWAKLDASLWKGRTREEIMEWANSVEYFDGVEELFKFLKENGFKIAIISGGLKCLAERIGRELKADFVYANELVFDDEGKVTGDVLPWVDFRNKGDILLELREKLKPDLTIAVGDGHNDIAMFKVADVSIAINPHEGVEGDYLAKDLYEVKDIIEKILKDRR